The genome window acagggagacaggatggacagctgatcgtcctgtCTCCGACTGTGCGGACAGTGCtcagactgtgctcagactgtccgcaataggctgagagaggctggactgagggcttgtaggcctgttgtaaggcaggtcctcaacaGACAGCACCggcaacgtcacctatgggcaccaACCCACCGTCGcatgaccagacaggactggcaaaaagtgctcttcactgacaagtcaaggttgtctcaccaggggtgatggtcggattcacgtttatcgtcgaaggaatgagagttacaccgaggcctgtacagcatcatcggactgagcttgttgtcattgcaggcaatctcaatgatgtgcgttacagggaagacaatttTCTCCCtcatacccttcctgcaggctcatcctgacatgaccctccagcatgacaatgccaccagccatactgcggattctgtgcgtgatttcctgcaagacaggaacgtCAGtgatctgccatggccagcgaagagcccggatctcaattccattgagcacgtctgggacctgttggatcagggggtgagggccattcccctcagaaatgtcagggaacttgcaggtgccttggaggaagagtggggtaacatctcacagcaagaacaggcaaatctggtgcagtccatgagatgcactgcagtactcaatgcagctggtggccacaccagatactgactgttaattttgacccccctttgttcagggacacattattcaatttctgttagtcgcatgtctgtggaacttgttcagtttatgtctcagttgttgaatctgttcatacaaatatttacatgttaagttttctgaaaataaacagctgacttttctttttttgccgagtttagttgattttattataaacagtttgtctatggggaaaaaaataaacattttaaaattgACAAATCAATTGTATGGAAGAACAGACAACTTTCAATTGACCAAGATTTGTAGGGGACAGCCATATTGAGTACGGTCACATTCAGTTTGAGCAAGACGAGGCTAAGAATCACATCACTAATCGCTTGATCACATAATGAGTAGGTATTTGGAacgcaaggtgatttgtagattagCAATTCCACGCAATCTGCCTGCAATATAAACACACATTGTACCAAAAGTAAATGCTGTGAAGGCAAACATATTAGGCCGGAGAGGGTTCTGTTCAGGGTTCcctcaccttagggatggtgcgtGGACAGACCAGCCAAAGTCTGCTATCTTCAGCTCCCCTCGGAATCCCAGCAGCAGGTTCTCAGGCTTGATGTCCCGATGGATCACCTTTCTCTCATGGCAGTACAGCAGCGCATCAGACAACTCCTCCATGTACTGACAAAGAACATTTTACAAATATTTGATTATTACAACAATGTGATGCATTTAAAATGCTATGAAAGTCATGTCAACCTCATGAATCTACCTGCCAAAACAAGTCCATAGTGGGAATATTCATGTCAAGTTAATTATTTTAGCATCTATAAACCAAAAAGCACCTTTCAGTCACAAAATGTTATGATTGGAGGTGTTCTTGGGTAAGAATAGATTAATTATCTTGTAGACCATTATAAATAAATAGCCTGCAACACTGATTCCTGTCTTACCGTAGCAGTGCGCTGGTCATCAAAGCGACCACAATTCTGCAGCTCTTTGTACATCTCCCCCCGCGGTGCGTACTCCAGGATTAGGAAGACCCTGGTGCGGTCATGAAAGTAGTTGTAGAAGTGCAGGATGTTGGGGTGtctaaaggagggaggagagagcaagGATTTAATCTCAGAGGTTACCATAATCTGAAAAATTAGCACAATGAACTAAAGGAATGTATGGTCAGTTTCAAAAGTGAACCGAATTAAGTACATTGCATGATATTGGTTCGGGCTTGGACGCACTAttttttttccatggcaaaaatgaaaacacaaaagcagaccacacaacatgtaaaatattgtgtgctatagctcggaaaataaatgtgactctggatggcAACATAATGTTTGTTTCCAAAATCAGGGccgttttcctaaagaagttaaatcccCTTGTTTCCTTGCCACAATACTAACGAGTATCACAATACTGGTATTGTTCCTGACATAATGTTGGTGTTAATCAACATGCCACAACATTGCCTGCAGAAACACAATAGTAAGGCAACGTCAACCCATACCACTACATTCAAAAGGGCTGGTTTTCCAGACACAAAATATCCATTGAAAATACATTTCATTCCAGTATAATGTTTCAATCTGTGTCTGAGAAACCACCCCTTTAAAACGGAATAAAAGTCTCGATCAAAACTATTGACCTAAGGTGGGACTGAATCTCGATCTCCCTCCTGAGCTGGTGCTCCACGCCCTCTTTCTCCATCTGAGACTTGAAGAGCACCTTCAGCGCCACGATGAAGTCCAGCTTCTTATCCCGGGCCAGGTAAACGTTCCCAAACTTGCCTTTTCCGAGTGGCCGCCCAATGTCAAAGTCATTGATGGTGAATTTCCTGCTTAAAAGACACAGATGTTGCTAAGCCACAACTTGAACGTACAAATATCGTACATAAGATAATGGGTATTTTAGATTAAACACATTTAGTGTCAGGTGATGTATTGTGTGATAGAATATTTACTTTGTTAGAGCTGCACTGGATGAAGATGTGGCAAGCTCTCTCCCAGGACCTTAAGGAGATAGGGATACAGAATTTTGCAACAGAAGTGGTGGTGTATTGAGGTGGTGTGATGTGGCATCTGAAAAGTTATAGAAACACCGCAGGCAAAAATAGTACCTACAGAAATGTAACGTTACCTGTAATTGCCTTTTTATCTGTGGCGTCTGGTGCAGAGGGCATTTGAACTCGCTGAGGACCCGAAGAATCCATTGGAGTTGCCATCTATCGTGTAGGAAAAAATATCCTGGATTAAACCCAATTGCCTCCAGCTCCCCAGTACTGGTACAACGTTCTGAATTGTCATTTGAATGCAATAAATGAATTAAAATGGTAGCTAACTAACTAGACAGCTCAAACGGACATCTATCGTTAACTAGCCAACGTTATTTGCTAGTTACCGGTACGTTAACGTTAGACACAACGCGCTCAAATTTCAGATGGAAATGATGGaagcaaaaatagagaaaatataTTTGTAGCAAAACCTACCGGTCTATGTAGCCCTTTGGGATCACAATTCTCCTTATTCTGCAAAGAGATTGAATGGTTTATCAAGTACTTCAAGTTAGTTCCACCATTGAGCTAATTTTAACTAGCCAAAACCATTTTCAAACAACGCTGGATAGCTAGTAACGCTTTAGCTAGCGATTAGCTAGAGACAGCAGCAATGTGGGAAGAACCTTGATAATTAAACTCTTACCTGCATCATACTGATGTATGGGACATAAAACAAAACGTTATAACGATAATTCTGAAAGCAAACGTTACACTGTCGTTTGGTTCGACCGCCAATGTTTTAAAGACACTGTGTTGTCGTGTGTGATTGGCTACCAAATGTATGACTCCTTGTCGATTGGTCAGATCAGCAGTAACCCGTCCAATTGGTGGCAGTAATGCACCATTAACATTGGATGCCAACCGTCGTTGAACCCAACCAAAGAAGAAGCTCAGCAGTGACGCGCTTCCGTTTTACTTCCTATCGGCGTGCGTTTTCTCAAATactatattgacaagaagtttgagtgaccgctctaacaatggaaatacatgttcTTCACTATAGAAGGCAGGCGGGAGGAaacaagatcaggtgggaccattctagacAATAAAAGGGCAGATATGCATGTGCACAACGGGCATAGAGATCAGTGGAGgcgctgaggggaggatggctcattataatggctggaacggagtggaATGGCATTGAACACATGCGTTCCATTCCATTagttccgttccagccattatttgataccattccacaaaCTCCTCTCCAgctattaccacgagcctgtcctcccttaaggtgccaccaacctcctgtgaaagAGATAGATAGGGGACTAATCTTTGCCATtatagcgtctgtgacagcatgggcagcgccattgaaaGTAAtcaattttcttcttcttcattggctgattgctcccaacttataggaatccccacccagttgacgactttaaaatggtggaagccctcaatggcaatgtccatgctaaaatAGGTTATATCCATGATGAGTCCTGATGACGGCACCGGAAGAGATGg of Salvelinus fontinalis isolate EN_2023a chromosome 12, ASM2944872v1, whole genome shotgun sequence contains these proteins:
- the LOC129866702 gene encoding aurora kinase B-like isoform X2, producing the protein MMQNKENCDPKGLHRPMATPMDSSGPQRVQMPSAPDATDKKAITGPGRELATSSSSAALTKKFTINDFDIGRPLGKGKFGNVYLARDKKLDFIVALKVLFKSQMEKEGVEHQLRREIEIQSHLRHPNILHFYNYFHDRTRVFLILEYAPRGEMYKELQNCGRFDDQRTATYMEELSDALLYCHERKVIHRDIKPENLLLGFRGELKIADFGWSVHAPSLRRHTMCGTLDYLPPEMIEGKPHDENVDLWCIGVLCYECLVGNPPFETASNSETYKRITKVDLQFPKVVSDGARDLISKLLRHNPSKRLPLRNVIDHPWVKNNSRRVLPPAFPLKKL
- the LOC129866702 gene encoding aurora kinase B-like isoform X1, producing MMQNKENCDPKGLHRPMATPMDSSGPQRVQMPSAPDATDKKAITGPGRELATSSSSAALTNRKFTINDFDIGRPLGKGKFGNVYLARDKKLDFIVALKVLFKSQMEKEGVEHQLRREIEIQSHLRHPNILHFYNYFHDRTRVFLILEYAPRGEMYKELQNCGRFDDQRTATYMEELSDALLYCHERKVIHRDIKPENLLLGFRGELKIADFGWSVHAPSLRRHTMCGTLDYLPPEMIEGKPHDENVDLWCIGVLCYECLVGNPPFETASNSETYKRITKVDLQFPKVVSDGARDLISKLLRHNPSKRLPLRNVIDHPWVKNNSRRVLPPAFPLKKL